The DNA window CAATGGGGCCTGGGGACAACCGGAGTGGGTGTTGAACTGAGAAAAGAGTTGTTGGTAAGCAGTAATTTAGGCAATCCAAACCGTTTTGTATCACAGGTTTTCTTTGAACATCATTTTTCGTTATTTGATAAAAAATTAAACATCAGTCCGGGAATTTCTTGGGCTAATTATGCCAAAGAAGGGAACTTCTTTTATCCGGGTCTTGACGTAGGATATAATTTTAACGGAAATAATAAAATCTACGGAAATATTGCCAAAGTACACCGCATTCCGACCTTTACAGAGCTTTATTATGTAAGTCCGACTGAAGTTGGAAATCCTGATCTGACGCCTGAAAATGCCATTTCATCTGAAGTTGGATATCAGTATCAGAATAACAGGATTTTGGCTAAAGTAAGCGGATTTTTAAGGAATTCAAACAATTCTATAGACTGGGTTAAAAAGGATCCGAACGGTACGGTTTGGTATGCCCAAAATGTTGGAGATATTAAAGTCAGAGGAATAGAGGCTGAAGTAAATCACAAAGTGACCGACTGGCTGAGATATATGGTAGGATATACTTACCTGGACAGCCAATATCAGGAGTCTAATGAATATATTTCAAGATACATTTTAGATAACCTGAAGCACCAGTTTATTTCAAAACTGGAAACAAAATTCCTGGGAAATTTTACCAATGAATTGGTGTACCGATATAATCAAAGGGTTAATTTAGGAAGCTACAATCTTTTGGATGAGAAATTAAGCTTTGCTAAAAAGGACTATTCTGTGTATGTGTTGATTAACAATATTACCAATACAAAATATACAGAAGCTTTTGGTGTGAAAATGCCGCAAAGGTGGTTCCACATTGGGTTTTCTTATACAATTAATATTAAGTAGATGTTAATTTGATATTAAGTAAAGTTAATATTAACAAATTGTTAAAACATTTACATTTGCAAAAATTTTTTATGAAACGTCTTTTAGGTTTAAGTTTACTACTTGGTTTTTCTTTTTTTAAAGCACAGGAACATGTTTCCAGCTTCAATGCAGTGACCCTGACCTATAAGTTTCATCCAAAATTTTTCCTTTATGCAGAAGGGCAGCTGCGTGGTAACGAAGATTATACCTACCCCGATTATTATGAGATAAAGGGAGGATTAGGGTATAATCTTACCAAAAATCATAAACCTTTTGTCGGACTCGGCAGATATGTCAATTATAAAGACCATCGTTTAAGCAGAGAAGAGTTCAGGGTATGGCTTCAGGATGTCATTGATCTTAAAAAAGGGATTGTGAAGTTTGAGAACCGTTTCAGGGTCGAAAAAAGCTGGTTTTATGAACCGCAAACAGATAATACATCCCAAAGAATGCGTTACCGTTATCGTTTGAATGTGAGTGTTCCTTTAAATTCAAAAACTATAAAGAAAGGAACTGTCTTTGCCAATGTATATGACGAAGTTTTCGTAGTTACTCCAATGAAACCAAGCTTTGCCAGAAACAGAGTTTACGGCGGATTTGGTTATCAGATTGACGAACATTTCGGAGTTCTTGCAGGATATCTCTGGCAGCGTGAATTCGAAGCAAAAGGAAACAAAAATTTACATTTTGTTTACCTTGCTTTGAACATCAACATCGATGATACGGATCACCATGTTAAAACCTTTGATTTCCCGGGAGCGGATTAATATTTCTCGATCAGATAGCGATATGCTTTCAGGTATTTGTTGAACCTTTTAATATCTTTAGGAGTAAGCTCTCTGTTTACTCTTCTAAGATCCATATTATCACGGAGGTCATTTAATTTTACCGCGACTGCCAAAGGAGACCTTTCCGTCCTTTTTACAAATTCATCGTAGTCTTCTTCCG is part of the Chryseobacterium lactis genome and encodes:
- a CDS encoding DUF2490 domain-containing protein translates to MKRLLGLSLLLGFSFFKAQEHVSSFNAVTLTYKFHPKFFLYAEGQLRGNEDYTYPDYYEIKGGLGYNLTKNHKPFVGLGRYVNYKDHRLSREEFRVWLQDVIDLKKGIVKFENRFRVEKSWFYEPQTDNTSQRMRYRYRLNVSVPLNSKTIKKGTVFANVYDEVFVVTPMKPSFARNRVYGGFGYQIDEHFGVLAGYLWQREFEAKGNKNLHFVYLALNINIDDTDHHVKTFDFPGAD